The genomic region CCGGCGCCCGCGCGGTGCTGGACGCCGACCACGCCGGCCTGGCCGATGTGAAGGACCGGATCGTCGAGTACCTGGCGGTGCGCAAGCGCCGGTCCGACCAGGGGCTGACCCTGGTCGGCGGCCGTCGCGGCGGAGCGGTGCTGGCCCTGGTCGGCCCGCCCGGCGTCGGCAAGACCTCGCTGGGCGAGTCGGTGGCCCGGGCGATGGGCCGCGACTTCGTCCGGGTGGCCCTCGGCGGGGTGCGCGACGAGGCCGAGATCCGCGGCCACCGGCGCACCTACGTCGGCGCGCTGCCCGGCCGGATCGTGCGGGCCATCAAGGAGGCCGGCTCGATGAACCCGGTGGTGCTGCTGGACGAGATCGACAAGGTCGGCTCGGACTACCGGGGCGACCCGGCCGCCGCCCTGCTCGAGGTGCTGGACCCGGCGCAGAACCACACCTTCCGGGACCACTACCTGGAGGTCGAGCTCGACCTGTCCGACGTGGTCTTCCTGGCCACCGCCAACGTGCTGGAGGCCATCCCCGAGCCGCTGCTCGACCGGATGGAACTGGTCCGACTGGACGGCTACACCGAGGACGAGAAGGTCGTCATCGCGCGCGACCACCTGCTGCCCCGGCAACTGGAGCGGACCGGCCTGTCCGGCGACACCGTGACGGTCTCCGAGGAGGCGCTGCGCAAGCTGGCCGGCGAGTACACCCGCGAGGCCGGCGTGCGGAACCTGGAGCGGGCGGTGGCCCGGATCCTGCGCAAGGTCGCCGCGCAGAGCGAGCTGGGCGAGCGTGAGCTGCCCACCGCGATCGGCGCCGAGGACCTGCGCGGCCTGATCGGCCGGCCGCACCACACCCCGGAGTCGGCCCAGGAGCCCGCGGAGCGGCGTACCGCCGTGCCCGGCGTGGCCACCGGCCTGGCGGTCACCGGCGCCGGCGGCGACGTCCTCTACATCGAGGCCTCGCTGGCCGACGCGGAGACCGGCTCCACCGGCCTCACGCTGACCGGGCAGCTGGGCGACGTGATGAAGGAGTCCGCCCACATCGCGCTCTCCTTCCTGCGCTCGCGCGGCGCCGAGCTGGAGCTCCCGGTCACCGGACTGCGGGAGCGCGGCATCCACCTGCACGTCCCCGCGGGCGCCGTCCCCAAGGACGGACCGAGCGCCGGCATCACCATGACCACCGCGCTGGCCTCGCTGCTCTCCGGCCGCAAGGTCCGCACCGATGTGGCGATGACCGGCGAGGTCTCGCTCACCGGCCGGGTGCTGCCGATCGGGGGCGTCAAGCAGAAGCTGCTCGCCGCCGACCGGGCCGGTATCACCACGGTGATCATCCCCAAGCGCAACGAGCCCGACCTGGACGACGTCCCGGCCGAGGTGTTGGAGCGCCTGACCGTGCACCCGGTCGCGGACGTCCGCGAGGTGCTGGCGCTGGCCCTGGAGCCGGCGGGGGTGCTGGTGGAGAGCGCGGCGGCGTGAGCTGACGCGGAGCGGTGCCCGACCGGAGCGTGACCGGTGCCCGACGGACCTGACGGTCCGCCGGGCATCGGTCGTGCACCCACCGCCGGTGTGGTCCACCAGGGCGCTACCACGGGCGCGCTCCGGATCGCGGCAGGCTGACCGGCGTGCCGATCCGGGGAGTCGGGTGACAGCCGATCGGGTTCCTGTGCGACACTGCGCAAATGCCGTCGCCTACACAGAAAGCCCTGGCCAAGGTGCCTGGGCCGCTGCGTCCGTTCCTGGTGCAGCACCGCAGTCTGGTGAAGTTCCTGCTGGTGGGTGGCACGTGCTTCGTGCTGACGCTGGTGATCAACTACGGGCTGAAGCTCACCGTCTGCGGATCCAAGCCGGTGGTCGCGCTGACCATCGCGACGGCCGTGGCCACCGTGGTCTCCTACCTGCTCAACCGGGCGTGGTCGTTCCGCTCCGAGGGCAGCCACAAGGAGGCCATCCCGTTCATCGTGGTCAGCGCGATCGCGGTGGGTGTGAACGACCTGCCGCTGCTGGCCAGCCGGTACGTGTTCAACCTGCGCGAGCCGAATGTGACGCACTTCACGCAGGAAGTCGCCGACTTCATGAGCGGCATGATCCTCGGCACGCTGGTGGCGATGGCGTTCCGCTACTGGGCGATGAAGAAGTTCGTCTTCACCACCACCAAGGCGAGCGGCGAGACCGCCGACGAGCAGGCCGAGCCGCCGGCGCGGGTGGGCTGACCGCCTTCCGCACGACCCGCAGACCTGCGCGACCTGCACGACCCCACGACTTTCAGGGCTGAACCCGCGTCAGCTCGACCTCCGGCCCCGGGGCCGCCGCCATCGGGCGGCCGCTCCGGGGCCGGATCACTACCGCGAGCAGGGCGAGCGCGAAGCCGGCCACCGCCCAGGCGCTGAGCACCAGCAGCGGCGCGGTGACGTCGGTGCCGCCGAAGTGGGCGATCGAGCGGGCCACCTCGGTGCCGGCGCCGTTCGGCAGCCAGGCGCCGATCGCCCGCCAGAACGGCGGCATCAGCGGAGCAGCAGCACGGCGACGACCAGGAGGGCTGCGCGGGCGGTGACGGCGTCCTTGAACTCGCTGACGAATCCTGGCATCGGCGCTCCATTTCCGGCGATACGGCAGCAAGACGGACTAGTTCGACACGTCATAGCATGAACGGTTTCGTGGATACTGATCGCGCGCCGGGGATCGGCGAAACGGGCTGGTGAGCGGCGGTGGGCGTGGACGAGGAGCAGGCGGCGCAGGAGGCTGTCTTCCGTGCGGTGGAGCGCGAGGTCGCGGTGATGTTCCGGCGCGGCCGGGCCCGCTCGGCCGAGATGTCCCGCCTGGTGCACCCGCAGCTGGAGGGGATGGCCTACAGCCTGCTGGCCCACCTCTACGACGCCGGCGAGGTCCGGGTGACCGAGGTCGGCACTCACTTCGGGGTGGGCAAGGCGACCATCAGCCGGCAGATCAAGGCGCTGGAGGAGCTCGACCTGGTGGCCCGGCAGCCGGACCCGCTGGACGGGCGGGCCTCGCTGGTCTCGCTCACCGAGGACGGCGCCCGGCGCTACCGCAGGGCGCACGAGGCGCGGCTGGCCTCGTTCCGCGAGCTGCTCGGCGCCTGGGAGGCGGACGACCTGGCCCAGTTCGCCCGGCTGCTGGCCCGGTTCAACGAGGCGGCCCAGACCCTCTACCGGCACCCGGAGCTTGCCGACTGACAAGGTTGCCGGCCGAGAAGGTTGCCTGAGTCAACCAATGTCCTTATAGTTGCCCTGGGCAACGAATCTAAGGACGCGTCTCCATGGCCGCAATACCCGCGACACCCCAGGTCCACCGCCAGCACCAGGGCGGTGCCGACGACCGTCCGATGACGCACCGGGAGATCCTCGAAGCGCTCTCCGGCCTGCTGCTCGGCCTCTTCGTGGCGGTCCTCTCCTCGACCATCGTCTCCAACGCGCTGCCGACCATCCTGCGCGACCTGCACGGCGGCGAGTCCGCCTACACCTGGGTGATCACCGCTGCCCTGCTCAGCCTCACCGCCTCCACCCCGATCTGGGGCAAGCTCTCCGACCTGGTCAGCAAGAAACTGCTGATGCAGGTGGCACTGGTGATCTACATCGTCTCCTCGACGCTGGCCGGCCTCTCGCAGAACACCAGCGAGCTGATCGGCTGCCGGGTGCTGCAGGGCATCGGCGCCGGCGGCGTGGTCGCGCTCGGCCAGATCTGCCTGGCGGCCATGGTCCCGCCGCGCGAACGCGGCCGCTACAGCGGCTACTTCGGCGCCGTCTTCGCACTGGCCACGATCGGTGGGCCGCTGATCGGCGGCGTCATCGTGGACACCCCCTGGCTCGGCTGGCGCTGGTGCTTCTACGTCGGCATCCCGTTCTCGCTGGTCGCCATCGTGGTGCTGCAGCGCACCCTGCACCTGCCGGTGGTCCGGCGGAAGGCCAGGATCGACTACCTCGGCGCGCTGCTGATCGCCGGCGCGGTCAGCCTGCTGATGATCTGGGTGACGCTGGCCGGCAAGAACTACCCCTGGGCCTCCTGGCAGACCGCGGCGATGGTCGGCGGCGGGCTGCTGCTGGCCGCGCTCTTCGTGCTGACCGAGTGTCGGGCCGCCGAGCCGATCATCCCGCTCACCCTGTTCCGGCACCGCACGGTGAGCCTGGCCGCCGCGGCCAGCGCGCTGGTCGGGATCGGGATGTACGGCGCGACCACCTTCCTGAGCCAGTACTTCCAGCTGGCCAGGGAGAAGACCCCCACCATGGCCGGCATCATGACGCTGCCGATGATCCTGGGCCTGGCCGCCTCCTCCGCGGCGGCCGGCCGACTGATCACCAAGCACGGCAAGTGGAAGCGCTACCTGGTGGCCGGCACCTTCCTGCTCGCCCTCGGCTTCCTGCTGCTCGGCACCGCCCGGGCCGACACCCCGTACGGACTGCTCTCGCTCTACATGCTCGCCACCGGCGTGGGCCTCGGCCTGACCTCGCAGAACCTGGTGCTGGCGGTGCAGAACACCGTCCCGGTCAAGGAACTGGGCACGGCCAGTTCGGCGGTCACCTTCTTCCGCACCATGGGCGGGGCGATGGGTGTCTCCGCGCTCGGCGCGCTGCTCGGCACCAAGGTCACCCACTACCTGACCCAGAACCTGGCGGCCGCGCACCTGCCCGCAGCCGGCGGTGCGCCGGGCGGCGGCGAGCTGCCCGACCTGCACCGGCTGCCCGCGCCGCTGGTGCCGCTGGTCACCGACGCCTTCGGGCACGGGATCGGCACCGTCTTCCTGGTCGCGGCGCCGTTCGCGCTGCTGGCCTTCCTGCTGGTGCTGGGCATCCGCGAGGTGCCGCTGCGCACCCGCGAGAGCGGCTGACCGCGACCAACGCGAGAGGGGCTCCGCACGGTTCGTGCGGAGCCCCTCTCGCGTTGTGTCCGGGTGTCAGCCCGCGATCAGGCTGATCCCGTAGCCGACCGCCGCCGCGCAGGCGGCGAAGCAGACACCCGCGCCGGCCAGCGCGACGGTGCCGCGACCGGCGCCGGACTCACCGGCGGCCGAGGCCTCGACGGCGGCCTCGCGCCGGGACAGGGCCAGGATGCCGAGGGCGAAGGCGGCGACCACGAGCACCGTGATGGTGAAGCTGATGCCGGCGGTCTGCGCGAGGGCGTTCCACTTGATCTGCATGGCAGCCTCCTCAGGCAGCGACGGTGGTGGTGACGGCGGACGGTGCGGTGGCGGACGCGGTCGGCGTCACGTCCACCGGGGTGACCTCGTTGACGTTGCCGGCGGTCACCGGCTGGCGGCGCGAGATCAGCCACATGGAGCCCGAGCCGAGCACCAGCGCGGCACCGACCAGCAGCACGCCCCAGGTGCCGCGGTCCGCGACGAAGGCGGCCGCGCCGGCCACGGTGGCGGCGGCGGGCAGGGTCAGGCCCCAGGTGTAGACCATCCGGCGGGCCATGCTCCAGTGCACCTGGGCCTTCGGGCCGCCCAGGCCGGCGCCCATGATGCCGCCGGAGACCACCTGGGTGGTGGACAGGCCGTAGCCCATGTGCGAGGAGGTCAGGATGACCGCGGTGGTGGCCGTCTCGGCGGCGAAGCCCTGCGGCGCCTGAACGTCGGTCAGGCCCTTGCCCATGCTGCGGATGATCCGCCAGCCGCCCATGTAGGTGCCGATCGCGATGGCCAGGCCGGCGCTGACGATCACCCAGGTGGGGGGCAGCGAGTGCTTGGGCAGCGCGCCGGCCGAGACCAGGGTCAGGGTGATGATGCCCATGGTCTTCTGCGCGTCGTTGGTGCCGTGCGCCAGCGAGACCAGCGAGGCGGAGAACATCTGGCCGACCTTGAAGCCCTTGGTGCTGGTCTTCTCACCGGCCTTGCGGGTGATCAGGTAGGCGGCCTTGGTGGCGCCCCAGGCGGCCAGGCCGGCCACGATCGGGGAGGCCACGGCCGGGATCAGGATCTTGCTGACCACGACGCTGAAGTTCACCCCGTGCAGTCCGACCCCGACCACGGTGGCGCCGATCAGGCCGCCGTACAGCGCGTGCGAGGAGCTGGACGGCAGGCCGCGCAGCCAGGTCAGCAGGTTCCACAGGATCGCGCCGGCCAGCGCGGCGAAGATCACCGAGGGGTGGATGCCCGCCTTCTCGTTGACGATGCCGCCGGAGATGGTCCCGGCCACCTTCACGGACAGGAAGGCACCCGCGAAGTTGAGGATCGCGGCGATGGTGACGGCGACCTTGGGCCGCAGTGCGCCGGTGGCGATGGAGGTGGCCATCGCGTTGGCGGTGTCGTGGAAGCCGTTGGTGAAGTCGAAGGCGAGCGCCGTGACGATCACCACCGCCACCAGGAACGTGATGTGTTCCATAACCAAACAATCGTCGTAGTTGTCGGACTGACGTGTTCTGCAGCTGTGCTCAGCGGTGACCGTAGGGATGGTGGGTGAACGGAAGGTTAACTACCCACGGCTTCAGGGAGTTGTACATGTCCTGAGCCTTGCCGCAGAGAGTCTGGCAGATGTCTTGACCTGGTGCGATCTGGGGGTATGCGGAGAATGTCCGTCTTGCTGCCGAAAGATGAGATCTGCGTCACCAGTCGGCGTTCGGCTGAGAATTCATCAGTTCGCCCGGACGCCACCTGCCGTCTCCGACGGCTGGCATGGCAGGATCACCCGGGGGCCCGTGACCAGCGGGCGGACGAAGGGGGAGGCCGGCGCCGATGTGGGCCGTGCGACGTGACCAGATGATCGGCAGCCAGCCCTGGCTCCGGGCCGCCCTGCGCTGCGGCGCCGTGCTGGCGATGGCCGCGCTGGCGCTGCCGGTGGCCGCCACCGCCGCCTTCGCCGCTCCGGCACCCTCGCCCGCGCCCTCCAGCAGCGCCCCGGCGGTGCCCGGCACCGACCCCGCGGCCGACCCGCTGGCCGCCGCCAAGGCCACCCTCGGGCCGCTGCTCGACAAGATCCACCTGCTCTACCAGAACGCCGAGTCGGCGACCGAGCAGTACAACGCCACCGCCCAGCGCCTGACCGCCCAGCAGGGTGACCTGGCCGCCGTCAACACCCGGCTCGACCAGCAGCAGAAGCTGGTGGACTCCGGAGTCGACGTGGCCGCCGAACTCGCCGCCGCCCAGTACCGCAACGGCAACCTCTCCGCCTACGGCCAGCTGCTCGCCACCGACGACCCCTACCAGGCCGTCCACCTCGCCGAACTGCTCGCCGCCGCCGGCCGCTCGCAGGCCGCCTTCATCGCCCAACTCAAGACCGAGCAGGCGCAGCTGGAGCAGCTGAAGGCGCAGTCCACCGCCGCACTGGCGGACGCCAAGGCGCTGCTGGCCCAGCAGGACCAGAACAAGGCCGAGATCGCCCGCCAGCTGACCACCGTCGAGCAACTGGTCTCGGGGCTGACCGGCGCGCAGCGCAACGACCTCGAGCTGCTGGAGAAGAAGCAGGCGGACGACGCCCAGGTGACCTTCCTGGCCTCCGGGGCGCTCGGACAGGGCGAGCGGACCCCGTCGGCGGCCGGCCGGCAGGCGGTGGCCTACGCGCTGGCACAGCTCGGCAAGCCGTACGTCTGGGGGGCCGCCGGGCAGGACGCCTTCGACTGCTCCGGGCTCACCTCGCAGGCCTGGCTGCACGCCGGCAAGGAGATCCCGCGCACCAGCCAGGACCAGTGGGCCGCCCTGCAGCACATCCCGCTGAACCAGCTGCGGCCCGGCGACCTGGTGGCCTACTACCAGGGGGCCACCCACATCGCGCTCTACATCGGCGGCGGGCTGGTCGTGCAGGCCCCGCACACCGGTGCGGTGGTGCGGGTCTCGCCGATCGGGATCGCGCCGATCCTGGGCGCGGTGCGACCGGACCCGGAGGCCAACGCCGACGATCAGGGCGGCGCCTGGAAGGTGCCGGACGTGCTGCAGAACGCGCAGACGCTGACGCCGATAGCGCCCTCGCTGGCCACCGTGCCGGGACTGCCGACCGTGCCGCCGCTGCCCGCGCTGCTGCCGGTGCTCCCGGTGGTGCCGCCGGCGCCGACGGCGGTGCCCGCGCCGTCCGCTCCGGCCTCCTCGTCCTCCTCGGGTCAGCCGAGCCCGGGCTCGCCGAGCCCCAGTGCCTCCGCCTCGGGGAGCGCGAGTGCGTCCGCCTCGCCGCAGCCGACCACGAGCGGCAGCGCCTCGGCCTCCGGATCGGGCTCCGCGACGCCGTCCGGGTCCGGTTCGCCGTCCGGCTCGGCTTCGCCGTCGGGGACGGCCTCCGGCAGCCCGTCGGGGACGGACTCTCCCTCGGCCGCCGCCTCCGGGACCTCGCCCTCGGCCACGCCGTCGAACTGAGGCCTGACGAACCGAGGCCTGGCGAACCGAGGGTTGGCGAACCGAGGGTTGGCGAACCGGGACCGGTCGGTCCGAGACCGACCGGCCCGAGCCGGGGCCGATGGGCTACTGGCCGGAGTCCGGTTCGAAGCGGATCACCACGGCCTTCGAGGTCGGGGTGTTGCTGATGTCCGCCGTGGAGTCCAGCGGGATCAGCACGTTGGTCTCCGGGTAGTAGGCCGCCGCCCCACCCCGGGCCACCGGGTAGCCGACCAGCTTGAAGTGCGGGGCGCGGCGCTCGGTGCCGTCGTGCCACTCGCTGACCAGGTCGACGTAGTCGCCCTCGGTCAGCCGCAGCTCGGCCAGGTCCGCCGGGTTGACCAGCACCACCCGGCGGCCGCCGGTGATGCCCCGGTAGCGGTCGTCGAGGCCGTAGATGGTGGTGTTGTACTGGTCGTGCGAGCGCAATGTCTGCAGCAGCAGGCGGCCGGCCGGGACCTCGGGGGCGGTCTGCGGGTTGACGGTGAAGTTGGCCTTGCCGGTGGCGGTCGGGAAGGTCCGGCTGTCCCGCGGGCCGTGCGGCAGCGCGAAGCCGCCGGGGGTGCGCACCCGGGCGTTGAAGTCGGCGAAGCCGGGCACCACGCGGGCGATCCGGTCGCGGACCGAGTCGTAGTCCACCGCGAAGTCCTCCCACGGGGTGGCGTCGGCCGGGCCCAGGGTGGCGCGGGCCAGCCGGCAGACGATCGCCGTCTCGGAGAGCAGCCCGGGGGCCGGCGGGCGCAGTCGGCCCTGCGAGGAGTGCACCATGCCCATCGAGTCCTCGACGGTGACGAACTGGTCGCCCTTTCCGGTGCGGTCGCGGTCGGTGCGGCCCAGGGTGGGCATGATCAGCGCGCGGGCGCCGGTCACCACGTGCGAGCGGTTGAGCTTGGTGGAGACGTGCACGGTGAGCCGGCAGCGGCGCATCGCGGCCTCGGTCACCTCGGTGTCGGGGGTGGCCGCGACGAAGTTGCCGCCCATCGCGAAGAAGACCTTGACCCGCCCGTCGCGCATCGCCCGGATGGTCTCCACCGAGTCGAAGCCGTGGTGGCGCGGCGGCCGGAAGTCGAACTCCCGCTCCAGCGCGTCCAGGAAGGCGGTGCTCGGCCGCTCGAAGATGCCCATGGTCCGGTCGCCCTGCACATTGCTGTGCCCGCGCACCGGGCAGACCCCGGCCCCCGGCTTGCCGACATTGCCGCGCAGCAGCAGGAAGTTGACCACCTCGCGGATGGTCGGCACGGCGTGCTTGTGCTGGGTCAGGCCCATCGCCCAGCAGACGATCACCTTCTGCGAGCGCAGCACCATCGAGGCCAGCTCCTCGATCTGCTCCCAGGGCAGTCCAGTGGCGGCCAGCACCTCCTGACGGTCCGTCAGCTTGGCCTCGGCGGCGAACTCGGCGAAGCCGTGGCAGTGTTCGGCGACGAACTCGTGGTCGACGCCGTCCGCCTGCAGGATCAGCTGGTTGAGCGCGCGGAACAGGGCCAGGTCGCCGCCGAGCCGGATCTGCAGGAACAGGTCGGTCAGCTTGGTGCCGTGGCCGACCAGGCCGCGGGCGTTCTGCGGGTTCTTGAACCGCTCGAGCCCGGCCTCCGGCAGCGGGTTGACGCTGACGATGGTGGCGCCCGCCCGCTTGGCCCGCTCCAGCGCGGAGAGCATCCGCGGGTGGTTGGTGCCCGGGTTCTGGCCGGCCACGATGATCAGGTCGGCCTGGTAGAGGTCCTTGAGGCTGACGCTGCCCTTGCCCACCCCGAGGGTCTCCACCAGCGCCGAGCCGGAGGACTCGTGGCACATGTTGGAGCAGTCCGGCAGGTTGTTGGTGCCGAGCCGGCGGGCGAACAGCTGGTAGGCGAAGGCGGCCTCGTTGCTGGTCCGGCCGGAGGTGTAGAAGGCGGCGCCGTCCGGGGTCTCCAGTGCCTTGAGCTCCTCGGCGATGATCGCGAAGGCCTCGTCCCAGCCGACCGGCACATAGTGGTCGGCGCCCTCGGCCAGCAGCATCGGCTCGGTCAGCCGACCCTGCTGGCCCAGCCAGTAGCCGGAGCGCTCGGCCAGCTCGCTGACCGGGTGGGCGGCGAAGAACTCGGCGGTGATCCGACGCTCGGTGGCCTCCTCGGCCACCGCCTTGGCGCCGTTCTCGCAGAACTCGGCGGTGTGCGGCTTGTCCGGCTCGGGCCAGGCGCAGCCCGGGCAGTCGAAGCCGCCGTGCTGGTTGACCTTGAGCAGGGTGGACAGCGCCCGGCGGGCGCCCATCTGCTCGCCGGCCATCCGCAGGCTGTGGCCGACGGCGGGCAGCCCGGCCGCCGCGTGCTGCGGGGCGCCTACCGCCGGGGCGTCCTGTGCCGGGTCGCTCTGCGGGGCCTGCTTGGCCATGACTGCCACTCCTCCAACTGGGGTCAGGGCCGCGCCGTCGTCAGCCCGACCTCCATCTTTTCACTGCTCGCCAGTGCGGTGAGCAGCGCGCGGGCGGCGGCGTCGTTCTGCCGGAAGGCCGGGGCGTTGGTGCGGGGGCGGGCGAAGGCGGCGAAGGCGCGGCCGTTGGTGTGCGGGCCGAGGGCGAGCCGGCGGGGGTGGCCGGTGCCGCCGGGCTCGAGACCGGGATCGAGGCTGGGGTCGAGGCCGCGATCGAGGTCGGGGTCGAGGCTGGGGTCGATCAACCGGCCCTCGGCCGGGGTGGTGGTCAGCAGGCCGGAGCGGTGGGTGTGCTCCGGGTCGGCCAGCACCTCCTCGGCCAGCTCGCCCGACCGCAGCAGGCCGGCCAGCAGCCGGTCCTCGGTGCGCTCCAGGGCGTGCCGCGGCAGGTAGGCCTCGATCAGCGCGGTGGCGACCGTGCGGTGACCGGGCAGGCTCGGGCTCTCGGCGACGAAGCTCCCGGTGGCCTCGTCGGTGCCGACCCGCAGGTCGGCGCCGAGGAAACGGACCACCCCGGCCTCGGCGAGGGCGAGCAGCTCGCGCAGTCGAAAGCCCGGCGGCCCGGAGGCGAGGAAGCTGAAGAAGCCCTGCCACCAGCCGTCCAGCTCCCGGGCGGTGGAGCGGGCCGTCAGGCGCCCGGCGGCGAGCAGCCGCGGGAGTTGCCCGTAGAGCGAGAGCAGGGCGAGGAAGGCCCCGAGATCCGCACTGAAGGCCGGGTCGGCGCGGCGGTCGGCGTCGGCGCGGATGTAGTCGCGCAGGTGCCGCTGGAGCTGTTCGGGGTCGGTCAAGCGCAGGCCGGCCAGCGGGTGGTCGAGGCGCTCGAAGTCCAGCCGGTCGGCCTCGGCGGGCACCGCGCGGGCGACCAGGGCGGCGGTCTCGGGGTGGTACCAGTCGAGCCGGTCGTAGTCGGCGAGGAACTGCTCCCAGGGCAGGGCGGTCCGCTCGGGGTGGGCGTGGAAGAGCTCGTGGTAGTAGCCGAAGCCGATCTCCTTGGCCATCAACGGCCAGACGTCCCTGCGTAGTTCGAGCCGCCCCGGGCGGGCCAGCAGGGCGTCGACCGCGGCCGGACCGAAGAAGCGGGGCAGCGGAGCGGGCGGGCCCTGCAGGGCGTAGCCGGTCTTGGAGTGGTACGGCACACCGCGCCGCGAACCGACATGGATCACCGGCTCGCGACCGGAGGGGTGGTAGACCTTGGAACCGTCCGGACGGTCCTCGAAGCGGCCGCCGCGGCCCTCGGTGAGCAGCGTCGTCAGGTCCACGAAGGCCAGCCCGAAGCCGCGCAGGATCAGCCGCTCGCCGGGGGCGACGCCGCTCAGGTCGGCCTCGGTGGAGAAGGACGGCGGCAGATAGTAGCGGCCGTGCCGGGCGGCGAACGCGGCGGTGGCGGCGTGCTGTCGGTCCGGCACGGAGCCCAGGTGGCCGAGCGTCAGCACGATCTGATCGACCGTCAGGATCGTGCCGCAGGACAGGGTGACCCGCTGCGGTCCGTCGGGCGGGCCGTCCAGGGCCGAGGCGGTGTCCCGGTGCACGGTGAGCGTGACCCGTTGCGGCAGTTCGGCCACCGCGCGGCGCAGCACCCAGTCCAGGTAGGCGCTCTGGGCCCGCCGGGTGGGGAAGTCGGTGGGCGTCAGGGCGGCCAGTTCGGCGGCGGTGACCGGGTCGGTGACCGGCCGGTACGGCGGGTGGGCGCGCTGGTCGGCGGCCCACTCGGCGAGCGAGGGGCCCGGGCGGACCGGGCCGTCCAGGACCGAGCGCTCGTCGGTGAACATGGTGACGTCCGCGGCCATCGAGTTCATCCGCAGCAGCGGCGACTGTTCGTGGCGCCAGATCCGGCCGCCGCCGGGCGGGTACGGGTCGATCAGGTGGATGAGCAACTCCTGCTCGGGGGAGAGGAGTTCTTCGGTATTGGCGGCGATCCGCTCGAGCAGGCCGGTGCCGCGCGGGCCGGCCCCGACGATCGCGAGTGAGGTGGTCGCCGGGCCGGTCACCGTGCG from Kitasatospora azatica KCTC 9699 harbors:
- a CDS encoding C40 family peptidase, with protein sequence MRRDQMIGSQPWLRAALRCGAVLAMAALALPVAATAAFAAPAPSPAPSSSAPAVPGTDPAADPLAAAKATLGPLLDKIHLLYQNAESATEQYNATAQRLTAQQGDLAAVNTRLDQQQKLVDSGVDVAAELAAAQYRNGNLSAYGQLLATDDPYQAVHLAELLAAAGRSQAAFIAQLKTEQAQLEQLKAQSTAALADAKALLAQQDQNKAEIARQLTTVEQLVSGLTGAQRNDLELLEKKQADDAQVTFLASGALGQGERTPSAAGRQAVAYALAQLGKPYVWGAAGQDAFDCSGLTSQAWLHAGKEIPRTSQDQWAALQHIPLNQLRPGDLVAYYQGATHIALYIGGGLVVQAPHTGAVVRVSPIGIAPILGAVRPDPEANADDQGGAWKVPDVLQNAQTLTPIAPSLATVPGLPTVPPLPALLPVLPVVPPAPTAVPAPSAPASSSSSGQPSPGSPSPSASASGSASASASPQPTTSGSASASGSGSATPSGSGSPSGSASPSGTASGSPSGTDSPSAAASGTSPSATPSN
- a CDS encoding GtrA family protein codes for the protein MPSPTQKALAKVPGPLRPFLVQHRSLVKFLLVGGTCFVLTLVINYGLKLTVCGSKPVVALTIATAVATVVSYLLNRAWSFRSEGSHKEAIPFIVVSAIAVGVNDLPLLASRYVFNLREPNVTHFTQEVADFMSGMILGTLVAMAFRYWAMKKFVFTTTKASGETADEQAEPPARVG
- the lon gene encoding endopeptidase La codes for the protein MASTSASLTLPVLPLDDEVVLPGMVVPLDLKDTEVRAAVEAARAAARSSVDGGKPQVLLVPRLDGSYAAVGTLATVEQVGRLADGEPAALVRAVRRVRIGVGTTGPGAALWVETSPFRESSVGTPVAGRAAELVKEYKAVSTEWLRKRGAWQIVDRVAQIEGVGELADNVGYAPFATAEQKLKVLLEADQVARLEYALQLLRDHLAEEEVNDTIRKDVEEGVAKQQKEFLLRRQLEAVRKELAELNGEAVDEEGDYRARVEAADLPEKVREAALKEVDKLERSSDQSPEGSWIRTWLDTVLELPWNNRSEDTYDIAGARAVLDADHAGLADVKDRIVEYLAVRKRRSDQGLTLVGGRRGGAVLALVGPPGVGKTSLGESVARAMGRDFVRVALGGVRDEAEIRGHRRTYVGALPGRIVRAIKEAGSMNPVVLLDEIDKVGSDYRGDPAAALLEVLDPAQNHTFRDHYLEVELDLSDVVFLATANVLEAIPEPLLDRMELVRLDGYTEDEKVVIARDHLLPRQLERTGLSGDTVTVSEEALRKLAGEYTREAGVRNLERAVARILRKVAAQSELGERELPTAIGAEDLRGLIGRPHHTPESAQEPAERRTAVPGVATGLAVTGAGGDVLYIEASLADAETGSTGLTLTGQLGDVMKESAHIALSFLRSRGAELELPVTGLRERGIHLHVPAGAVPKDGPSAGITMTTALASLLSGRKVRTDVAMTGEVSLTGRVLPIGGVKQKLLAADRAGITTVIIPKRNEPDLDDVPAEVLERLTVHPVADVREVLALALEPAGVLVESAAA
- a CDS encoding inorganic phosphate transporter; translation: MEHITFLVAVVIVTALAFDFTNGFHDTANAMATSIATGALRPKVAVTIAAILNFAGAFLSVKVAGTISGGIVNEKAGIHPSVIFAALAGAILWNLLTWLRGLPSSSSHALYGGLIGATVVGVGLHGVNFSVVVSKILIPAVASPIVAGLAAWGATKAAYLITRKAGEKTSTKGFKVGQMFSASLVSLAHGTNDAQKTMGIITLTLVSAGALPKHSLPPTWVIVSAGLAIAIGTYMGGWRIIRSMGKGLTDVQAPQGFAAETATTAVILTSSHMGYGLSTTQVVSGGIMGAGLGGPKAQVHWSMARRMVYTWGLTLPAAATVAGAAAFVADRGTWGVLLVGAALVLGSGSMWLISRRQPVTAGNVNEVTPVDVTPTASATAPSAVTTTVAA
- a CDS encoding MarR family winged helix-turn-helix transcriptional regulator — protein: MGVDEEQAAQEAVFRAVEREVAVMFRRGRARSAEMSRLVHPQLEGMAYSLLAHLYDAGEVRVTEVGTHFGVGKATISRQIKALEELDLVARQPDPLDGRASLVSLTEDGARRYRRAHEARLASFRELLGAWEADDLAQFARLLARFNEAAQTLYRHPELAD
- a CDS encoding MFS transporter, producing the protein MTHREILEALSGLLLGLFVAVLSSTIVSNALPTILRDLHGGESAYTWVITAALLSLTASTPIWGKLSDLVSKKLLMQVALVIYIVSSTLAGLSQNTSELIGCRVLQGIGAGGVVALGQICLAAMVPPRERGRYSGYFGAVFALATIGGPLIGGVIVDTPWLGWRWCFYVGIPFSLVAIVVLQRTLHLPVVRRKARIDYLGALLIAGAVSLLMIWVTLAGKNYPWASWQTAAMVGGGLLLAALFVLTECRAAEPIIPLTLFRHRTVSLAAAASALVGIGMYGATTFLSQYFQLAREKTPTMAGIMTLPMILGLAASSAAAGRLITKHGKWKRYLVAGTFLLALGFLLLGTARADTPYGLLSLYMLATGVGLGLTSQNLVLAVQNTVPVKELGTASSAVTFFRTMGGAMGVSALGALLGTKVTHYLTQNLAAAHLPAAGGAPGGGELPDLHRLPAPLVPLVTDAFGHGIGTVFLVAAPFALLAFLLVLGIREVPLRTRESG